A window of the Candidatus Jettenia caeni genome harbors these coding sequences:
- a CDS encoding nitrite/formate transporter — protein MAENNVPKAIQIIDIDAYSPPQIATRIDKVAALKAKLSFAQTFLLGILAGVYIGIGAQFATLVISDSTLHFGLNAVIAGIVFSLGLMLVVIGGAELFTGNSLMIMGYVSKRISTRDMMNNWIIAYTGNFIGSLTMVYWMYNAHQFEFFHNMVGAKALLIAHTKVNLPFKAVLARGVLCNAMVCLAVWLCFSGRSVADKVLSIVFPIGGFVASGFEHCVANMYFIPMGIVLRSNAAVVAAAEKMAGKTLDLSQLTWKGFFINNLIPVTFGNIVGGVVLVGIVFWFVYLRPHISVSLNVKQDFFNENK, from the coding sequence ATGGCAGAAAATAATGTTCCGAAAGCTATACAAATAATAGATATAGATGCATATTCACCTCCGCAGATCGCGACCCGCATCGATAAGGTTGCTGCTTTAAAGGCAAAATTAAGTTTCGCACAAACCTTTTTGCTGGGTATTTTAGCTGGAGTTTATATCGGTATCGGCGCACAATTTGCCACATTAGTTATCAGTGATTCTACTTTGCACTTCGGACTGAATGCAGTAATAGCAGGTATTGTCTTCTCTCTTGGACTTATGCTTGTAGTCATCGGCGGTGCAGAGCTTTTTACAGGAAACAGTCTGATGATTATGGGCTACGTGAGCAAGAGGATTTCAACACGTGATATGATGAATAACTGGATTATCGCGTATACAGGGAATTTCATTGGTAGTCTTACCATGGTCTATTGGATGTACAATGCGCATCAATTTGAATTCTTTCATAATATGGTTGGCGCAAAGGCATTGCTCATCGCTCATACAAAAGTTAATTTGCCTTTTAAAGCAGTCCTTGCAAGAGGCGTTCTTTGTAACGCTATGGTATGCCTGGCTGTCTGGCTCTGTTTTAGCGGTAGAAGCGTTGCAGATAAGGTGCTCTCCATTGTCTTCCCTATTGGTGGATTCGTTGCTAGCGGCTTTGAACACTGTGTCGCAAATATGTATTTTATTCCCATGGGTATAGTGTTACGAAGCAATGCTGCTGTCGTTGCTGCAGCCGAAAAGATGGCAGGAAAAACCCTGGATCTTTCTCAACTTACCTGGAAGGGGTTTTTTATCAATAATCTTATTCCTGTTACTTTCGGAAATATCGTGGGTGGAGTAGTTCTGGTTGGTATCGTATTCTGGTTTGTTTATTTGCGGCCGCACATCAGTGTGTCTCTGAACGTTAAACAGGACTTTTTTAACGAAAATAAATAG
- a CDS encoding nitrite/formate transporter — protein sequence MSNAQNANPGSQEYAIPVIEIDAYAPAKMADRVGMIGVAKSKLSTLTLLALSILAGVFIALGTQLAMLVTHTATSNYGLNQLVGGAAFTMALILIVIAGAELFTGNCLIAMSFMARKITGRDLTRNLIIAFIGNFIGALTLVLWIYNSGQWMINNHLLGAKIVLAANDKVNIPFSAAFARGVLCNALVCLGIWLSYSGRSNMDKILALLWPISCLIASGFEHCVVNMWLIPMALVLKGNGSVLAAAENIQGGKLDLSNLTFFKGFLIDNMIPVVLGNLFGGIVLVAGVYWFIYLRPSKR from the coding sequence ATGTCCAATGCGCAGAATGCAAATCCAGGCAGTCAGGAGTATGCTATACCTGTCATAGAGATCGATGCCTATGCGCCGGCAAAAATGGCGGATAGAGTAGGAATGATAGGGGTAGCAAAATCTAAGCTCAGTACCTTAACATTGCTTGCTCTCAGCATCCTTGCCGGTGTTTTTATTGCGTTAGGCACACAACTCGCGATGCTCGTAACTCATACAGCAACCTCTAATTATGGTCTTAATCAGTTAGTAGGCGGAGCTGCTTTTACCATGGCCTTGATTTTAATCGTAATTGCCGGTGCAGAGCTTTTTACGGGAAATTGCCTTATTGCAATGTCCTTTATGGCGCGAAAAATTACTGGCAGAGACCTTACGAGAAATCTCATTATTGCGTTTATTGGTAATTTTATCGGTGCACTAACCCTTGTGTTGTGGATATACAATTCCGGACAATGGATGATAAACAATCATCTCTTAGGCGCTAAGATTGTTCTTGCTGCCAATGATAAAGTGAATATACCATTTAGTGCTGCTTTTGCAAGGGGCGTGCTTTGCAATGCCCTCGTATGTTTAGGCATCTGGCTCTCGTATAGTGGTAGAAGTAATATGGATAAAATATTGGCGCTGCTATGGCCTATATCCTGTCTCATAGCATCCGGATTTGAGCATTGTGTTGTGAATATGTGGCTTATCCCTATGGCGCTCGTTCTCAAGGGTAATGGCTCCGTGCTGGCTGCCGCCGAGAATATACAAGGTGGAAAATTGGATCTTTCAAACCTTACTTTTTTTAAAGGATTTTTGATTGATAATATGATTCCTGTTGTTCTTGGAAATTTATTCGGCGGTATAGTTCTCGTTGCAGGTGTGTACTGGTTTATATACTTACGTCCATCAAAGAGATAA
- a CDS encoding putative C4-dicarboxylate transporter encodes MSVMRNTIKTFHPAYFAMVMSTGIISIASNLLGFNGIAYGLFYLNIVAYAIIASLQLLRVRMFWSNLYGDLSNPKLSLVFFTTVAATNVVGAQFVTVFNQPEIAKVFWYFGIFLWASVSLSTFSILFIKCDQRIEVVLHGGWLIATVGTQSLAVLGALLAPKYEDAASFVLFSSFAWWMIGSFLYMILITLIIYRLVFFKVSPDALVPPYWINMGALAITTLAGSILCIQIPKIGGPYTDFLGFTKGFTLLFWSFGTWWIPFLIIMGIWKYIFNKAQFKYTPLYWGMVFPLGMYTACTIRLSQAIQIPFIANISKYFIYAAFIAWAFIFYSMIRSMIKAIITKEPVAQKEGKIAEPQMIPVSKG; translated from the coding sequence ATGAGTGTTATGAGAAATACAATCAAGACATTCCATCCGGCTTATTTTGCAATGGTAATGTCAACAGGCATAATTTCGATCGCTTCTAATCTTCTTGGTTTTAACGGTATTGCGTATGGACTCTTTTATCTAAACATCGTTGCATATGCAATCATTGCATCACTGCAATTATTGCGGGTAAGGATGTTTTGGAGTAATTTATACGGCGACCTTTCTAATCCCAAATTAAGTCTGGTATTTTTTACCACAGTTGCAGCCACCAATGTGGTTGGGGCCCAGTTTGTTACGGTATTTAATCAGCCGGAAATTGCCAAGGTGTTCTGGTATTTTGGCATATTTTTATGGGCATCGGTTTCTCTATCCACATTTAGCATTCTCTTTATAAAATGTGACCAAAGAATTGAGGTGGTGTTGCACGGCGGATGGCTCATAGCTACCGTAGGCACCCAGTCGCTGGCGGTTTTGGGTGCATTGCTTGCGCCTAAATATGAGGATGCCGCCAGTTTCGTGTTATTTTCTTCTTTTGCCTGGTGGATGATCGGCTCATTTCTGTATATGATACTCATTACCTTAATCATTTACCGGTTAGTATTCTTTAAAGTATCTCCCGATGCGTTAGTACCGCCCTACTGGATTAATATGGGTGCACTCGCCATAACAACCCTGGCAGGCTCAATCTTATGCATACAGATTCCTAAAATAGGCGGTCCCTATACTGATTTCCTGGGATTTACAAAAGGATTTACCCTGCTTTTCTGGTCATTTGGCACCTGGTGGATACCATTCCTGATAATTATGGGGATATGGAAATATATCTTCAATAAGGCACAATTTAAGTACACGCCGCTTTACTGGGGTATGGTCTTCCCTTTAGGCATGTATACCGCGTGTACCATAAGGCTTTCGCAAGCCATTCAAATACCCTTTATTGCCAATATCTCAAAATATTTTATCTACGCTGCATTTATTGCATGGGCTTTTATATTTTATAGTATGATACGTTCCATGATAAAAGCAATTATCACAAAAGAACCTGTTGCACAAAAAGAGGGAAAGATTGCCGAACCTCAAATGATCCCTGTTAGTAAGGGTTAA
- a CDS encoding peptidase — MPREEFNPSNFFSKARIHVLLFIATFLTTYYVNGIWYSITIMTILLSHELGHFFMCRKYHVDATMPYFLPLPFPPFGTFGAVIKMKGLMPDKKALFDIGAAGPMTGLLFSIPAIIIGLYLSDIGPVPSDPSLYLGLGEPILFICITKLIFGNLPQGMDIYLHPVAFAGWAGLFVTALNLLPIGQLDGGHVMYALLGKKSKVVYRIGIFIFCVIAILLYPGWLVFAILLLFFGFRHPAPVDELTTLDSKRKILGIILFIIFLISFTPVPLKL, encoded by the coding sequence ATGCCCAGAGAAGAATTTAACCCATCGAATTTCTTTAGTAAAGCGCGAATCCATGTCTTGCTCTTTATTGCAACATTTCTGACGACATATTATGTGAATGGAATATGGTATTCGATTACCATAATGACAATCCTTCTTTCTCATGAATTAGGACATTTTTTTATGTGTCGTAAATACCATGTAGATGCCACAATGCCCTATTTTCTGCCTCTTCCATTTCCACCCTTCGGCACCTTTGGCGCTGTAATAAAAATGAAGGGGCTTATGCCTGATAAAAAGGCTTTATTTGACATCGGCGCTGCTGGCCCGATGACTGGGCTTTTGTTTTCCATACCCGCTATCATTATTGGACTTTACCTTTCGGATATAGGCCCTGTGCCCAGCGATCCTTCTCTGTATCTTGGACTTGGAGAGCCGATTTTATTCATCTGTATCACGAAACTTATATTTGGAAATCTGCCTCAGGGGATGGACATTTACCTCCATCCTGTTGCCTTTGCCGGCTGGGCAGGTCTGTTTGTCACGGCGCTTAATCTTCTGCCCATTGGACAACTTGACGGTGGACATGTCATGTATGCCCTGTTAGGCAAAAAAAGCAAAGTTGTTTATCGTATCGGTATCTTTATTTTTTGCGTAATTGCGATCTTATTGTATCCAGGCTGGCTGGTCTTTGCCATCCTGCTCCTGTTTTTTGGTTTTCGGCATCCCGCTCCGGTAGATGAGCTTACCACACTCGATTCCAAGCGTAAGATATTGGGCATTATCCTGTTTATCATATTTCTGATATCTTTTACCCCTGTACCGCTTAAGCTTTAA
- a CDS encoding tRNA (5-methylaminomethyl-2-thiouridylate)-methyltransferase: MKTKVVIAMSGGVDSSVAAHFLVEQGYEVIGLFMRLGIDTIDTITRNKVCCSLEDANDARNVADQLGIPFHVLNFKDAFDRIIDAFCTAYLNGRTPNPCITCNQELKFGRLLDFAKMLNAGFIATGHYAKIEKSKDRYLLKRGADPRKDQSYVLFSLTQDQLSKTLFPLGAVTKEYVRQVARNLNLKTKDKPESQDICFVLDNNYHNLLYERFGNRIAPGFIKDRQGNTLGRHPGVPFFTIGQRKGLGIAFGTPRYVIDINPQENTVVIGAADELMENELVASGVNWISIDKPEEPLEVQAKIRYNHTPAPAIVYSCGPDKARVVFKNPQRAITPGQAVVFYHNDTVVGGGWIERKNTC; this comes from the coding sequence ATGAAAACAAAAGTTGTTATTGCTATGAGCGGCGGCGTTGATAGCAGCGTTGCCGCTCATTTTTTAGTGGAACAGGGCTATGAGGTTATAGGCCTGTTCATGCGGCTGGGTATCGATACAATCGATACCATAACCAGAAACAAGGTTTGCTGTAGTCTGGAAGATGCGAATGATGCCCGCAACGTAGCAGACCAGTTAGGCATTCCATTCCACGTGCTAAACTTTAAGGATGCCTTTGATCGTATTATAGATGCCTTTTGCACTGCATACCTCAATGGCAGAACGCCCAATCCCTGTATTACCTGCAATCAGGAGTTAAAATTTGGAAGGCTATTGGACTTTGCAAAGATGCTGAATGCCGGTTTTATTGCTACCGGACATTATGCAAAGATAGAAAAGTCAAAGGACAGATACCTCCTCAAAAGAGGGGCAGATCCGCGAAAAGACCAGTCGTACGTACTGTTTTCACTCACTCAGGACCAACTCTCAAAAACCCTTTTCCCCTTGGGCGCTGTGACAAAGGAGTATGTACGTCAGGTAGCCAGGAATTTGAACCTGAAAACGAAGGATAAACCGGAGAGCCAGGACATTTGCTTTGTACTGGATAATAATTATCATAACCTTTTATATGAACGATTTGGAAATCGTATAGCTCCGGGTTTTATCAAAGACAGACAGGGAAATACCCTGGGAAGACATCCGGGAGTGCCATTCTTTACGATAGGGCAACGGAAAGGACTTGGCATTGCATTCGGTACGCCCAGATATGTAATTGATATAAATCCACAAGAGAATACGGTTGTAATTGGCGCTGCCGATGAACTCATGGAGAATGAATTAGTAGCATCCGGCGTAAACTGGATCTCCATTGATAAACCGGAGGAACCATTAGAAGTACAGGCAAAGATCCGGTATAACCACACTCCGGCACCCGCTATCGTATATTCCTGTGGGCCGGATAAGGCGCGTGTTGTATTCAAGAATCCGCAAAGAGCGATAACCCCCGGGCAAGCGGTTGTTTTCTATCATAACGATACCGTTGTGGGTGGGGGATGGATTGAGAGAAAAAACACTTGCTAA
- a CDS encoding two-component sensor kinase, producing the protein MKLYSSLSFKSKLLLFALCISLIPVVAITTVHYLTARSALKNQILEKLTAIAESKVLHVEEIMERNIIRVMGFSTDGFIRRRLERVLRKKDPFTQGRVRRLNKYLSKNKLPLSEHILAIILVDKQGKVISATDKKLISMDLSDQEVFKQGTKKGYGEAYIGQPQYFSPLHVNCIVASAPIVSEYSKEKIGLIINVYNPASLNRITVDYIGMGETGEVYLVNRDKIMITESRFIDDAPFKQIIDIEPVRRILDRNEEMTGIYPDYMNVSVVGISRYMPKFGLILLAETYTTEAFAPLRALGITAVTLLVVGAVLVTLVGISFATLTSEPIKNLTEAAKKISNGSFGYKVRIQRGDEIGILADSFNIMSRELAKFIANLKRSEKELLRHSTELKRSNEELQHFAYVASHDLQEPLRMISSYLQLLERRYRNKLDTDAEEFITYAVDGANRLQTMINGLLEYSRVDSRGKSFELVDCETLFERALLNLEVTIKENSTTITHDTLPTVMADSSQLLQVFQNLISNAIKFHGTEPPRIHISARRNENEWIFSVHDNGIGIEPEYTKQLFNIFKRLHGREYPGIGLGLSICKKIINRHNGRIWLESEPGKGSTFYFTIPVHGT; encoded by the coding sequence TTGAAACTCTATTCATCCCTATCATTCAAAAGTAAGTTACTTCTCTTTGCACTCTGCATTTCTCTTATCCCTGTTGTAGCAATCACTACAGTACATTATCTTACCGCCAGAAGCGCTTTAAAAAATCAGATTTTAGAGAAATTAACAGCAATTGCAGAATCAAAAGTACTTCATGTGGAGGAGATCATGGAGAGAAATATTATCCGGGTTATGGGTTTCAGTACCGACGGATTCATAAGAAGAAGACTTGAGAGGGTTCTTCGTAAGAAGGATCCCTTTACCCAAGGTAGGGTAAGACGCTTAAATAAGTATCTCTCGAAAAATAAGCTGCCACTCTCCGAGCATATTTTAGCCATAATCCTTGTGGATAAACAAGGCAAGGTTATCTCCGCTACTGATAAAAAATTAATAAGTATGGATCTCTCTGACCAGGAGGTGTTCAAGCAAGGAACGAAGAAAGGTTATGGCGAAGCATACATTGGCCAGCCACAATATTTCTCCCCTCTTCATGTAAATTGCATAGTAGCCTCCGCACCTATTGTTTCCGAATATAGTAAAGAAAAGATAGGTCTTATTATCAATGTCTATAATCCGGCATCTTTAAATAGGATAACAGTAGACTATATTGGAATGGGAGAAACCGGCGAGGTATATTTGGTTAATAGAGATAAGATTATGATTACAGAGTCGAGGTTTATCGATGATGCACCTTTCAAACAGATCATAGATATAGAACCGGTTCGCAGGATTCTCGACCGGAATGAAGAGATGACCGGTATCTATCCTGATTATATGAATGTGTCGGTAGTCGGTATCTCCAGATATATGCCCAAGTTTGGCTTGATACTTCTGGCAGAAACGTATACGACAGAGGCCTTCGCGCCGTTGAGAGCGTTAGGCATTACTGCAGTCACCCTTTTGGTAGTGGGTGCTGTTCTCGTTACCCTCGTGGGAATTAGTTTTGCAACGTTAACATCAGAACCTATTAAAAATTTAACGGAAGCGGCCAAAAAAATTTCAAACGGTAGCTTCGGATACAAAGTACGAATACAACGAGGAGATGAAATTGGTATCCTGGCGGATAGCTTTAATATTATGTCCAGGGAACTTGCGAAATTTATAGCGAATCTGAAACGATCAGAAAAGGAATTACTCCGTCATTCTACTGAGCTAAAGAGGAGCAACGAAGAGCTGCAGCATTTTGCCTATGTTGCATCTCACGATTTGCAGGAACCCCTCCGAATGATATCCAGCTATCTCCAGTTACTAGAGAGGCGATACAGAAATAAGCTCGACACTGATGCAGAAGAGTTTATTACGTATGCCGTAGACGGGGCGAATCGCCTCCAAACGATGATCAATGGCTTACTGGAATATTCGCGTGTGGATAGCCGTGGTAAATCTTTTGAACTCGTAGATTGTGAAACCTTATTTGAACGTGCCTTGCTTAATCTTGAAGTGACAATCAAAGAGAACAGCACAACCATTACCCACGATACCTTGCCAACCGTTATGGCAGATAGCTCACAACTTTTACAGGTCTTTCAGAATCTCATAAGCAATGCCATCAAGTTTCATGGTACTGAGCCCCCGCGCATCCATATATCAGCCCGGCGCAATGAAAACGAATGGATTTTCTCAGTACATGATAATGGTATTGGCATTGAACCGGAGTATACTAAACAACTTTTTAATATCTTTAAGCGCCTGCACGGCAGGGAGTATCCAGGTATTGGTCTGGGTTTATCGATATGCAAGAAAATTATAAACCGGCACAATGGAAGAATTTGGCTGGAGTCAGAACCCGGGAAGGGTTCAACATTTTATTTTACAATACCTGTACATGGAACCTAA
- a CDS encoding two-component response regulator, which translates to MNMNSEARVSPIEILLVEDSPGDVRLTQEALKESKLKNNLHVVGDGAEAMNFLRKKGKYAAVPRPDLILLDLNLPKKDGREVLTEIKLDNNLVHIPVVILTVSRSEEDILRSYGLHANCYIVKPIDFNQFISVVKAIENFWFTIVKLPPRG; encoded by the coding sequence ATGAATATGAATAGTGAAGCACGAGTTTCACCGATAGAGATTTTACTGGTTGAGGATAGCCCTGGCGATGTCCGCCTGACGCAAGAGGCGCTAAAGGAGTCTAAGTTAAAAAACAATCTGCATGTAGTTGGCGATGGCGCTGAGGCCATGAATTTTTTGCGAAAAAAGGGTAAATATGCTGCTGTGCCTCGTCCGGACCTTATCTTACTAGATTTGAACTTGCCAAAAAAAGATGGCCGTGAAGTGCTTACTGAAATAAAATTAGATAATAACCTGGTGCATATCCCTGTAGTAATCTTAACCGTCTCAAGGTCAGAAGAAGACATCCTGAGATCCTACGGACTCCACGCAAACTGCTATATTGTCAAACCTATTGATTTCAATCAGTTTATTTCTGTAGTAAAGGCTATCGAAAATTTCTGGTTTACTATTGTCAAACTACCTCCAAGAGGATGA
- a CDS encoding two-component sensor kinase, whose translation MDRKPTKILLIEDNPGDVRLIQEMLKEVGFGQFELEHKDLLLSGLSRITRNNIDVILLDLGLPDSQGLPTLTKILSQAQKIPIVVLTGLDDEITGIRAIQAGAQDYLVKGQLGGRLLVRSIRYAIERKWMEDDLRKLSNAVKQSPSIVIITDINGNIEYVNPKFTQVTGYTSDEVIGKNPRILKSDKTPPEEYQRLWDTITSGNEWRGEFINRKKSGELYWDSTCISPIKNPEGTITHFVAVMEDITERKRMKEKLQALNESLEQRVAERTVALAKANKELKAEIAEHWQAREALRKSEAKYRILLENLPQKIFYKDKDLTYISCNENLAGDLHIRPDEILGKTDYDLYPRELAEKYRDDDMRVMELGHTNEMEERYVKNGQELIIHVVRTPIKDEKGNSMGILGIFWDITEKVAMEREAMLNRQLAALGEMAAGVAHEINNPITGIINCAQILFNKSEEGSREKDIANRIMKEGDRIGKIVHSLLSFARPGDKKEKKRYIHIHEVLSDTLFLIEAQLRKDGIRVTLDIPQDLPEILAHPQQIQQVFLNLVHNARYALNQKYPETHENKILEILGERITIQNHPYVKITFYDHGIGISAKIKNEAIKPFFTTKPHGEGTGLGLSISHKIIKNHGGKIVIDSIEGEFTKVALILPVELKAM comes from the coding sequence GTGGACAGGAAACCAACCAAAATACTTCTCATAGAAGATAATCCGGGTGATGTCCGGTTAATACAGGAGATGTTAAAAGAGGTCGGCTTTGGTCAATTTGAACTAGAGCACAAAGACCTGCTCTTATCAGGATTAAGCCGTATTACCCGGAATAATATCGATGTGATATTACTCGATCTCGGATTGCCGGATAGCCAGGGGCTTCCGACACTCACCAAAATTCTTTCTCAGGCACAAAAGATTCCCATCGTGGTGTTAACAGGTCTTGATGATGAGATAACCGGTATCAGGGCAATCCAGGCAGGGGCCCAGGATTATCTGGTAAAGGGCCAATTGGGCGGCAGATTGCTGGTACGCTCGATACGTTATGCTATTGAACGCAAGTGGATGGAGGATGATCTCCGCAAGTTATCGAACGCTGTCAAGCAAAGTCCAAGCATAGTAATAATTACTGATATCAATGGCAATATTGAATATGTAAATCCCAAGTTTACCCAGGTAACGGGCTATACCTCCGATGAAGTCATCGGAAAGAACCCACGGATTTTAAAATCCGACAAAACACCGCCTGAAGAATACCAACGGTTATGGGATACCATTACTTCCGGTAATGAATGGCGGGGAGAGTTTATTAACAGGAAAAAGAGCGGAGAACTTTATTGGGACTCCACCTGTATTTCTCCTATAAAAAATCCTGAAGGAACTATTACTCATTTCGTTGCAGTTATGGAAGATATTACCGAGCGGAAACGAATGAAAGAAAAATTACAGGCACTTAATGAATCATTAGAACAACGGGTAGCAGAGAGAACAGTGGCCCTGGCAAAGGCAAATAAAGAGTTAAAAGCTGAGATTGCAGAACACTGGCAAGCCAGGGAAGCGCTCCGGAAAAGCGAAGCCAAATACAGAATATTACTCGAAAATCTTCCGCAAAAGATATTTTATAAAGATAAAGATTTAACCTATATATCATGTAATGAAAACTTAGCCGGAGATTTACATATCAGACCTGATGAAATATTGGGGAAAACAGATTATGATCTCTATCCAAGAGAGCTTGCCGAGAAATACAGGGACGATGATATGAGGGTTATGGAACTGGGGCATACGAACGAAATGGAAGAGAGATATGTTAAGAATGGGCAAGAATTAATAATCCATGTTGTGAGAACCCCTATAAAAGATGAGAAAGGTAATAGCATGGGTATATTAGGCATTTTCTGGGATATTACCGAAAAGGTGGCCATGGAGAGGGAAGCCATGCTCAACAGACAGCTGGCAGCATTGGGTGAGATGGCAGCAGGCGTGGCTCATGAGATCAATAATCCCATAACAGGTATTATTAATTGTGCTCAGATATTGTTCAATAAAAGTGAAGAGGGAAGCAGGGAAAAGGATATAGCGAACCGGATTATGAAAGAGGGAGACCGGATAGGGAAGATCGTCCACAGTCTCCTCTCCTTTGCCCGGCCCGGTGATAAAAAAGAGAAAAAGCGATATATCCATATTCATGAAGTACTGTCTGATACCCTTTTTCTCATAGAAGCACAATTGCGAAAAGACGGTATCAGGGTAACGTTAGATATTCCCCAGGACTTGCCAGAAATACTTGCGCATCCACAGCAGATTCAACAGGTTTTTTTGAATCTTGTCCATAATGCACGGTATGCCCTGAACCAAAAATATCCGGAAACGCATGAGAATAAAATCCTTGAGATTTTAGGTGAGAGAATAACAATACAGAATCATCCCTATGTAAAAATTACGTTTTATGATCACGGTATCGGTATATCTGCAAAGATAAAGAATGAAGCAATAAAGCCCTTTTTTACTACAAAACCTCATGGAGAAGGAACCGGATTGGGATTAAGCATCAGTCATAAAATAATCAAGAATCACGGCGGTAAGATTGTTATTGACAGCATCGAGGGAGAATTTACCAAAGTAGCCCTTATCCTGCCCGTAGAGTTAAAAGCAATGTAG
- a CDS encoding ammonium transporter protein: MFRRGGKAEALPYIYLRYFVKGGWFVVDVLARDILLIVYGLWLIITGILVFLMQAGFAFLESGQVRSKNATHVYMKICANIGIGTLVWWLFGFAIFCGNWNYCLLGVLDPVNIDMLNVYGHWFTMWGFCLVSCAITSGSIAERFSFKAYLIYVVLYCGFMYPFFGWMAWSAGPLTRWGYVDYAGSVVVHFQGGLTALIAAMIVGPRIEKYARTSKKSWLFEFGRGECYTIPGHNVSQMILGVFLLCVSFYGFNVGSVVLGALCEPTAHATARGMITVLVNDLPTTTINVTMSMAGGILGALFGGWLINKKPDPLTTGNGAIAGMVSVCAGAGFFHPGFAIIVGIVSGAIIPLVVKSLDKIGIDDTVGTCGVHCTAGAIGGIATGVMGLIRPAYHGITCDIGIQALGFIICIGYACLCAIIIFGGLKVVGLGRVSEEEETMGLDISEHMTPTYPEFVSGGVMGGMRGF; this comes from the coding sequence ATGTTCAGGCGGGGAGGCAAGGCTGAAGCCTTGCCCTACATTTACTTACGATACTTTGTGAAAGGAGGGTGGTTTGTGGTTGATGTATTGGCGCGGGATATACTCCTCATTGTTTATGGTCTTTGGTTAATCATAACCGGAATATTGGTCTTTCTTATGCAGGCGGGTTTTGCTTTTCTGGAGAGCGGACAGGTCCGCTCTAAAAATGCCACCCATGTCTACATGAAGATATGCGCAAATATCGGCATCGGCACCCTGGTCTGGTGGTTATTCGGGTTTGCTATTTTTTGCGGCAATTGGAATTATTGTCTTCTTGGAGTACTCGACCCGGTGAATATTGATATGTTAAATGTCTATGGGCACTGGTTCACGATGTGGGGGTTCTGCCTTGTTTCGTGTGCTATAACATCGGGGTCTATAGCAGAGAGGTTTAGTTTTAAGGCATACCTTATTTATGTTGTTCTCTATTGTGGTTTTATGTATCCGTTTTTTGGATGGATGGCATGGTCTGCCGGGCCGCTGACCAGATGGGGTTATGTGGATTATGCAGGTTCTGTTGTGGTACATTTTCAGGGCGGTTTGACAGCCCTTATTGCTGCAATGATTGTTGGGCCGCGGATAGAAAAATATGCCCGTACGAGTAAGAAATCATGGTTATTTGAGTTTGGCCGCGGGGAATGCTATACCATTCCGGGGCACAATGTTTCGCAGATGATACTCGGTGTATTCCTCCTGTGTGTATCTTTTTATGGCTTTAATGTAGGTTCTGTGGTACTGGGCGCATTATGCGAACCAACCGCTCATGCAACAGCACGCGGGATGATTACTGTTCTTGTGAATGATTTACCTACGACCACAATTAATGTTACGATGAGCATGGCGGGCGGTATCCTTGGCGCACTGTTTGGCGGATGGCTGATAAATAAAAAACCAGATCCTCTTACCACAGGAAACGGAGCAATAGCAGGGATGGTTTCTGTCTGTGCTGGCGCTGGTTTTTTTCATCCGGGTTTTGCTATTATTGTAGGTATTGTGAGTGGAGCAATTATTCCCCTGGTGGTAAAATCGCTCGATAAGATAGGGATTGATGATACCGTAGGAACATGTGGAGTGCATTGTACGGCTGGGGCTATTGGAGGTATTGCGACCGGGGTGATGGGGCTTATACGTCCTGCGTATCATGGAATTACTTGTGATATCGGTATACAGGCGCTGGGCTTTATTATCTGTATCGGTTATGCATGCTTGTGTGCTATTATCATATTTGGCGGGTTGAAAGTAGTAGGTTTGGGCCGGGTGAGCGAAGAGGAAGAGACTATGGGCCTCGATATTTCAGAGCATATGACGCCGACCTATCCGGAATTTGTATCAGGTGGTGTAATGGGTGGAATGAGGGGATTTTAA